In Streptomyces nojiriensis, one genomic interval encodes:
- a CDS encoding RidA family protein, with product MERTAVNPVTWSVELGFNQGEVVSGHTRTLYVSGQTAMSGEGKPQHDGDMAAQLALSVDNLEAVLGEAGMSLANLVRLNVYTTDVDLLFQHYGGLAGRLGAAGVAPATTMLGVTRLAVPGQLVELEGTAVA from the coding sequence ATGGAACGAACAGCGGTCAACCCGGTGACGTGGTCGGTGGAGCTGGGGTTCAACCAGGGCGAGGTGGTCTCCGGACACACCCGGACCCTGTACGTCTCGGGGCAGACCGCGATGAGCGGCGAGGGCAAGCCCCAGCATGACGGTGACATGGCGGCGCAGTTGGCGCTGAGCGTCGACAACCTGGAGGCCGTGCTCGGTGAGGCCGGCATGTCCCTCGCGAACCTCGTGCGGCTCAACGTGTACACGACCGACGTGGACCTGCTCTTCCAGCACTACGGCGGGCTGGCGGGGCGGTTGGGCGCCGCCGGGGTGGCCCCGGCCACCACGATGCTCGGGGTGACTCGCCTGGCGGTCCCCGGCCAGTTGGTGGAACTCGAGGGAACCGCCGTCGCCTGA
- a CDS encoding GNAT family N-acetyltransferase: MPELGSATWPPAPIRTERLVLRQSESQDRAAFIELFASPEVGAYVGGARPRAELEHAAPEVPGRRPGFFVIDVDGAMIGMITLDRRAAERRGHVRPEAGEAELGCMFLPEAWGHGYAAEACTAALDWFAAAHPGEPVVLCTQTANDRALRLATKLGFTEVQRFEEYGAEQWFGVWPRPTAAS; encoded by the coding sequence ATGCCCGAACTCGGATCCGCCACCTGGCCGCCCGCCCCGATCAGGACCGAACGGCTCGTGCTGCGCCAGTCCGAGTCCCAGGACCGTGCGGCATTCATCGAACTGTTCGCATCGCCGGAGGTGGGCGCGTACGTGGGCGGCGCTCGACCGCGTGCCGAGCTCGAACACGCCGCACCCGAGGTGCCCGGGAGGCGCCCCGGCTTCTTCGTGATCGATGTCGACGGAGCGATGATCGGAATGATCACACTCGATCGGCGCGCCGCGGAGCGCCGGGGCCACGTCCGACCGGAGGCCGGTGAAGCCGAACTCGGCTGCATGTTCCTCCCGGAGGCATGGGGTCACGGGTACGCCGCCGAGGCGTGCACGGCGGCACTCGACTGGTTCGCCGCCGCCCATCCGGGCGAGCCGGTGGTCCTGTGCACCCAGACCGCCAACGACCGCGCGCTGCGCCTCGCGACGAAGCTGGGATTCACCGAGGTGCAGAGGTTCGAGGAATACGGCGCCGAGCAGTGGTTCGGCGTGTGGCCCCGCCCGACAGCAGCATCGTGA
- a CDS encoding helix-turn-helix transcriptional regulator, whose translation MRADRLVSLVLLLRRRGRLTADTLARELQVSTRTVLRDIEALSAAGVPVYAERGRHGGFELLPGFRTELTGLNHDEALALLAAGSARGERAFGLGSALASAMRKVVDALPEDHRATASDAARRLLVEPEIDLLSRRPVTDEVPGTTMIDVRRAVLAGHKLRIHYAATGRPPQWRTVDPIGLVTVRDRVYLLATRSGADRTYRLSRVLAAEELPEPAQRPDRVDLDRIWRERAARFLSDGHITVLVRVNPARREDLLDTALAVRAEEPEPDGRLRLELTFQDSRHAEWALWQLGTDAEALTPQSLRTSLRDRAAALAARYADPS comes from the coding sequence ATGCGTGCCGACCGGCTGGTCTCACTGGTGCTGCTGCTGCGCCGACGGGGTCGGTTGACCGCGGACACGCTGGCCCGCGAGCTGCAGGTGTCCACCCGTACCGTGCTGCGCGACATCGAGGCACTGTCGGCAGCCGGCGTCCCGGTCTACGCCGAACGCGGGCGGCACGGCGGTTTCGAGTTGCTGCCCGGTTTCCGGACCGAGCTCACCGGGCTGAACCACGACGAGGCCCTGGCCCTGCTGGCCGCCGGATCGGCGCGCGGTGAGCGGGCGTTCGGCCTCGGCTCGGCGCTCGCTTCGGCCATGCGCAAGGTGGTCGACGCGCTGCCCGAGGACCACCGGGCCACCGCGAGCGACGCGGCCCGGCGCCTTCTCGTCGAGCCGGAGATCGACCTGCTCTCGCGCCGGCCCGTCACGGACGAGGTACCCGGCACCACCATGATCGACGTCCGGCGCGCCGTGCTCGCCGGACACAAGCTGCGCATCCACTACGCCGCCACCGGCCGGCCACCGCAGTGGCGCACGGTGGACCCGATCGGCCTGGTCACCGTACGCGACCGGGTCTACCTGCTGGCCACGAGATCCGGCGCCGACCGCACCTACCGGCTGTCGCGGGTGCTGGCCGCCGAGGAACTCCCCGAACCGGCACAGCGCCCCGACCGCGTCGACCTGGACCGGATCTGGCGGGAACGCGCCGCGCGGTTCCTGAGCGACGGCCACATCACCGTGCTGGTACGGGTGAACCCGGCGCGGCGGGAGGACCTGCTCGACACCGCGCTGGCCGTCCGCGCCGAAGAACCCGAACCGGACGGCCGACTGCGGCTGGAGCTGACCTTCCAGGATTCACGGCACGCCGAATGGGCCCTGTGGCAGCTCGGCACGGACGCGGAAGCCCTGACCCCGCAGTCGCTGCGCACCTCCCTGCGCGACCGCGCCGCCGCGCTCGCCGCCCGCTACGCCGACCCGTCCTGA